One genomic window of Caenorhabditis elegans chromosome I includes the following:
- the grif-1 gene encoding RING-type domain-containing protein (Confirmed by transcript evidence) has protein sequence MQRQENQRRIVGLQDNLHKVQRDFREQLNATMERWAGWNGSHDLSMDKFRELGDTYNQKKVYDAFVHQLRGKTAKIEKLAEHVLRWNDELDREMERPPAHRLPRSSTPAPAPPFDNSVAYYFEHQF, from the exons ATGCAACGCCAGGAGAATCAGCGGCGGATAGTCGGCTTGCAGGACAATTTGCACAAAGTGCAACGCGATTTTCGTGAGCAGCTTAACGCGACTATGGAGCGATGGGCCGGATGGAATGGGAGCCACGATTTGTCGATGGATAAATTCCGTGAGCTTGGTGATACGTACAATCAGAAGAAGGTTTATGATGCGTTCGTGCATCAGCTGAGAGGCAAGACCGCTAAGATTGAGAAGCTCGCCGAGCACGTTTTGCGATGGAATGATGAGCTGGACAGGGAGATG gaaagACCACCAGCTCATCGTTTGCCACGTAGCTCAACTCCAGCGCCAGCACCACCATTCGACAACTCCGTCGCCTACTATTTTGAGCAccaattttga
- the grif-1 gene encoding RING-type domain-containing protein (Confirmed by transcript evidence) — protein sequence MDSMRGEADHNISFLACVGCNGVYHEKDTNICTTCSPIIKDAHPTELIEQGVILNQYALCSTCLLRDHIKKNHVSISLQPLRVEMQRQENQRRIVGLQDNLHKVQRDFREQLNATMERWAGWNGSHDLSMDKFRELGDTYNQKKVYDAFVHQLRGKTAKIEKLAEHVLRWNDELDREMERPPAHRLPRSSTPAPAPPFDNSVAYYFEHQF from the exons ATGGATTCGATGCGTGGAGAAGCCGATCATAATATTTCATTCCTCGCGTGTGTCGGCTGTAATGGCGTTTATCACGAGAAAGA caCCAATATTTGCACTACATGCTCCCCAATCATCAAGGATGCTCATCCCACTGAACTCATCGAGCAAGGAGTAATTCTGAATCAGTACGCGTTGTGTTCGACGTGTCTCCTCAGAGATCACATCAAAAAGAACCACGTGTCGATCAGTCTGCAGCCTCTTCGCGTCGAAATGCAACGCCAGGAGAATCAGCGGCGGATAGTCGGCTTGCAGGACAATTTGCACAAAGTGCAACGCGATTTTCGTGAGCAGCTTAACGCGACTATGGAGCGATGGGCCGGATGGAATGGGAGCCACGATTTGTCGATGGATAAATTCCGTGAGCTTGGTGATACGTACAATCAGAAGAAGGTTTATGATGCGTTCGTGCATCAGCTGAGAGGCAAGACCGCTAAGATTGAGAAGCTCGCCGAGCACGTTTTGCGATGGAATGATGAGCTGGACAGGGAGATG gaaagACCACCAGCTCATCGTTTGCCACGTAGCTCAACTCCAGCGCCAGCACCACCATTCGACAACTCCGTCGCCTACTATTTTGAGCAccaattttga
- the Y51F10.3 gene encoding EGF-like domain-containing protein (Confirmed by transcript evidence) has protein sequence MVCKCPNPEFITGEHCEKIKCANQGVLRVFPANSTWQCDCSETKFFGSTFCEKLIVSSLWSIVAGCILLLICVVCLCSANWFNRDRGRRRRHPTNRCMSTGDGTSGHSAGMRDTGRRAWPAQAQRGTRVNPRGGPSSSTHRSSSSDELISSERGAHRRTAAFPSGNITQQYVVRLDTIPTFNPAMIGGVEPTGAPLQQDMGPPPSYDQAMSSIHAEPPVYTPTDAAKQNA, from the exons ATGGTGTGTAAATGTCCGAATCCGGAATTTATCACCGGAGAGCATTGCGAGAAGATCAAATGTGCCAATCAGGGTGTGCTCCGGGTTTTTCCGGCGAATTCCACATGGCAATGTGATTGCTCGGAGACGAAATTCTTTGGATCCACGTTTTGCGAGAAGTTGATTGTCTCGTCGTTATGGTCAATTGTGGCCGGATGTATTCTATTATTGATTTGTGTTGTATGCCTTTGCTCGGCAAACTGGTTTAACAGAGATCGCGGACGTCGGCGGAG GCACCCGACAAATCGTTGTATGAGCACCGGAGACGGAACATCAGGTCACTCGGCAGGAATGCGAGATACCGGACGCCGAGCATGGCCTGCTCAGGCACAACGTGGCACACGTGTTAATCCACGTGGTGGCCCCTCCTCCTCGACTCATAGATCATCTTCCTCGGATGAGCTCATCTCCAGTGAGCGTGGGGCTCACAGAAGGACGGCCGCTTTTCCGAGTGGAAATATCACTCAGCAGTATGTTGTACGGCTTGACACGATTCCTACGTTCAATCCGGCGAtgattg gcgGCGTTGAGCCAACCGGAGCACCTCTTCAACAAGACATGGGACCACCGCCGAGCTACGATCAGGCAATGAGCTCAATTCACGCCGAGCCGCCTGTCTACACGCCTACCGACGCCGCAAAGCAGAATGCCTAG
- the spgt-1 gene encoding Defect at low temperature protein 1 (Confirmed by transcript evidence), giving the protein MRIFVFDGTSVIYVCAVIILILIWVAIIGQRQIWRHRHNVARVRPQVSLSSRISSKKAVLLRETQLDTVMRLRCENQARLTDCISLQFHGEKPYVHRMIAVDEVTLEIDGQLNRIEGAVQRQAGESTYSYLKRIREKVPSIPLNLVHRIAFLQESARFRPEKFDVEQVMELRSLLNQFLRILSAEYDSLSDEPDMAAPRGVIASFYQFGQKIMPNNSGSKRRRNKFGGSDGVRLLMKEREEQLSLLSPLARASADSPAPAAHLRRQSDSHSALLPQ; this is encoded by the exons atgcgaATCTTCGTTTTTGATGGGACCAGCGTCATCTACGTGTGCGCCGTAATTATTCTG ATTCTAATATGGGTTGCAATTATCGGACAACGCCAAATTTGGAGACATCGGCACAATGTGGCACGGGTTCGGCCTCAG GTATCCCTAAGCTCCCGAATATCTTCCAAAAAAGCCGTACTCCTCCGTGAAACTCAACTGGATACAGTAATGCGTCTTCGTTGCGAGAATCAAGCCCGTCTAACCGATTGTATTTCACTTCAATTCC ACGGAGAAAAGCCATACGTACACCGAATGATTGCAGTTGATGAAGTAACACTGGAAATTGACGGACAATTGAATCGAATCGAAGGAGCCGTTCAACGACAAGCCGGCGAATCGACATATTCGTATTTAAAAAGAATACGCGAAAAAGTGCCATCAATTCCGCTGAATTTAGTGCATCGAATAGCTTTTCTGCAGGAATCCGCCAGATTTAGACCCGAAAAATTCGATGTTGAACAAGTTATGGAACTACGATCATTgcttaatcaatttttgagaat actctcCGCCGAGTACGATTCACTTTCCGATGAGCCGGATATGGCTGCTCCTCGTGGAGTAATTGCATCATTTTATCAATTCGGACAAAAAATTATGCCGAATAATTCTGGAtcaaaaaggagaagaaataAATTTGGTGGCAGTGATG GCGTCCGTCTCCTTATGAAAGAACGTGAAGAGCAATTATCACTGTTATCACCGCTTGCCAGAGCATCAGCCGACTCACCGGCTCCAGCAGCTCATTTGAGACGACAATCGGATTCGCATTCAGCATTGTTACCACAATAA
- the grif-1 gene encoding RING-type domain-containing protein (Confirmed by transcript evidence): protein MYSFKSSTDVKTYISTPSCRICLEPFDEGQHLPKILQCAHTVCERCIGLLDEQSRINHNRPPIDRSFVHIRCPVCRAVTQTPRNYIRSNYQLIELMDSMRGEADHNISFLACVGCNGVYHEKDTNICTTCSPIIKDAHPTELIEQGVILNQYALCSTCLLRDHIKKNHVSISLQPLRVEMQRQENQRRIVGLQDNLHKVQRDFREQLNATMERWAGWNGSHDLSMDKFRELGDTYNQKKVYDAFVHQLRGKTAKIEKLAEHVLRWNDELDREMERPPAHRLPRSSTPAPAPPFDNSVAYYFEHQF from the exons ATGTACAGTTTCAAAAGCAGCACCGACGTGAAGACTTATATCAGCACCCCGTCGTGCCGGATATGTCTTGAGCCATTTG ACGAAGGACAACATCTTCCGAAAATCCTGCAATGTGCCCACACGGTCTGCGAGAGATGCATCGGTTTGCTCGACGAGCAGAGCCGAATCAACCACAATCGGCCGCCGATCGACCGCTCGTTTGTGCACATTAGATGTCCAGTTTGCAGG GCAGTCACCCAGACTCCACGCAACTACATTCGATCCAACTACCAGCTAATCGAATTGATGGATTCGATGCGTGGAGAAGCCGATCATAATATTTCATTCCTCGCGTGTGTCGGCTGTAATGGCGTTTATCACGAGAAAGA caCCAATATTTGCACTACATGCTCCCCAATCATCAAGGATGCTCATCCCACTGAACTCATCGAGCAAGGAGTAATTCTGAATCAGTACGCGTTGTGTTCGACGTGTCTCCTCAGAGATCACATCAAAAAGAACCACGTGTCGATCAGTCTGCAGCCTCTTCGCGTCGAAATGCAACGCCAGGAGAATCAGCGGCGGATAGTCGGCTTGCAGGACAATTTGCACAAAGTGCAACGCGATTTTCGTGAGCAGCTTAACGCGACTATGGAGCGATGGGCCGGATGGAATGGGAGCCACGATTTGTCGATGGATAAATTCCGTGAGCTTGGTGATACGTACAATCAGAAGAAGGTTTATGATGCGTTCGTGCATCAGCTGAGAGGCAAGACCGCTAAGATTGAGAAGCTCGCCGAGCACGTTTTGCGATGGAATGATGAGCTGGACAGGGAGATG gaaagACCACCAGCTCATCGTTTGCCACGTAGCTCAACTCCAGCGCCAGCACCACCATTCGACAACTCCGTCGCCTACTATTTTGAGCAccaattttga
- the Y51F10.3 gene encoding EGF-like domain-containing protein (Confirmed by transcript evidence), whose amino-acid sequence MKISSCLTALFLFLPLLLAQQPLKTQQQQQQQKVDASVAKPGLHDILLKTVHDTASYLGFGVKCRNGGHKTEENTCICPKYYYGKECETKVCINGGKPEKSLVPTVHMVCKCPNPEFITGEHCEKIKCANQGVLRVFPANSTWQCDCSETKFFGSTFCEKLIVSSLWSIVAGCILLLICVVCLCSANWFNRDRGRRRRHPTNRCMSTGDGTSGHSAGMRDTGRRAWPAQAQRGTRVNPRGGPSSSTHRSSSSDELISSERGAHRRTAAFPSGNITQQYVVRLDTIPTFNPAMIGGVEPTGAPLQQDMGPPPSYDQAMSSIHAEPPVYTPTDAAKQNA is encoded by the exons ATGAAGATCTCTTCATGTTTAACGgcactttttctatttttgccaCTGCTTCTTGCCCAACAACCACTGAAAAcccaacagcagcagcagcagcagaaaGTTGACGCAAGTGTGGCGAAACctg GTCTCCACGACATTCTACTAAAAACAGTGCACGACACGGCGTCCTACTTGGGATTCGGTGTGAAATGTCGTAACGGAGGACACAAAACCGAAGAGAACACGTGTATTTGTCCGAAATACTATTACGGAAAAGAGTGCGAGACGAAAGTGTGCATAAACGGcggaaaaccggaaaaatcgttGGTCCCGACAGTACATATGGTGTGTAAATGTCCGAATCCGGAATTTATCACCGGAGAGCATTGCGAGAAGATCAAATGTGCCAATCAGGGTGTGCTCCGGGTTTTTCCGGCGAATTCCACATGGCAATGTGATTGCTCGGAGACGAAATTCTTTGGATCCACGTTTTGCGAGAAGTTGATTGTCTCGTCGTTATGGTCAATTGTGGCCGGATGTATTCTATTATTGATTTGTGTTGTATGCCTTTGCTCGGCAAACTGGTTTAACAGAGATCGCGGACGTCGGCGGAG GCACCCGACAAATCGTTGTATGAGCACCGGAGACGGAACATCAGGTCACTCGGCAGGAATGCGAGATACCGGACGCCGAGCATGGCCTGCTCAGGCACAACGTGGCACACGTGTTAATCCACGTGGTGGCCCCTCCTCCTCGACTCATAGATCATCTTCCTCGGATGAGCTCATCTCCAGTGAGCGTGGGGCTCACAGAAGGACGGCCGCTTTTCCGAGTGGAAATATCACTCAGCAGTATGTTGTACGGCTTGACACGATTCCTACGTTCAATCCGGCGAtgattg gcgGCGTTGAGCCAACCGGAGCACCTCTTCAACAAGACATGGGACCACCGCCGAGCTACGATCAGGCAATGAGCTCAATTCACGCCGAGCCGCCTGTCTACACGCCTACCGACGCCGCAAAGCAGAATGCCTAG
- the gap-3 gene encoding Ras-GAP domain-containing protein (Confirmed by transcript evidence), whose protein sequence is MFRGTSIDTALASSSSFLTSSTAMPSPSTTVSTGIPEHLIDRFHDEDVNNHPETSSSTTTVAATVALRKSREEKQWKECWLTLSDIPGGSSQLSVFDSMGSKLRQQVDLSTCTLFWLDESVFCADGCLFLSPSFPQQQPPTLYLCFRPYTAFLKWIRILRSRTIYQDVPPPMLQGTISVGEPNSQVSILSIEIDKFRSELLKSDMFYSAQVSLNGVKIGVSNAFAPAGNKGPNEMPVVVIDSKFVIPCIPTCSTNIQLSMNSHSSIGKRGRPCGVTVTICLNENNESICQSQADSTGFVFRAQRNRCPVLPLDRYKPLLDMIRECPSSILSWPSQVLPSHLKQFMYTCISHLYALNPQFMSQVIRRIINDILVTSTAEDVFRKDSLATGIITQCLRHLFKTPFDEFLLENAQFSQSLKQQNLDSGGGAVELLVNFVDQRLLTIPLATRLLTIAAECAGCRFGDEQHEQHLIKRTLSALLILRVLNPIIFSTLNTGIGSQIAKLVQISANSAASQTPTDSLTPAASTIRRMFDRIIFLVNQQQPAESPEDSEIGEVHTEWISCLTYMIGHSLTIRSATSSEDVHLPLPVLELIRLHHL, encoded by the exons ATGTTCCGTGGAACTTCAATTGACACTGCACTCGCatcgtcttcttcatttttaacaaGTTCAACTGCAATGCCGTCACCATCGACAACCGTTTCAACTGGAATTCCTGAACATTTG ATTGATCGATTTCATGATGAAGACGTGAATAATCATCCGGAGACGAGCAGTAGTACGACAACCGTTGCCGCAACAGTTGCACTCAGGAAAT CACGAGAAGAAAAGCAATGGAAAGAGTGTTGGCTGACATTATCGGATATTCCTGGCGGATCAAGTCAACTATCGGTTTTTGATTCTATG GGATCAAAACTACGGCAGCAGGTGGATTTGTCGACGTGTACTCTATTTTGGTTGGATGAGTCTGTATTCTGTGCAGACGGATGTCTATTTCTGTCACCATCATTTCCTCAACAACAGCCGCCGACACTTTATTTATGCTTTCGACCGTACACAGCGTTTCTCAAATGGATTCGGATATTGAG AAGCCGAACAATCTATCAAGACGTGCCACCACCAATGCTTCAAGGAACAATATCAGTTGGTGAACCCAACTCTCAAGTATCAATATtatcaattgaaattgataaatttcgaTCGGAACTCTTAAAATCTGATATGTTCTATTCGGCACAAGTATCACTGAATGGTGTCAAAATTGGTGTTTCTAATGCATTTGCTCCTGCTGGTAATAAAGGACCCAATGAGATGCCTGTCGTTGTTATTGACTCGAAATTTGTTATtcc atgtaTTCCAACGTGCAGTACAAATATTCAACTATCAATGAATAGTCACTCATCAATTGGAAAGAGAGGACGCCCGTGCGGTGTGACAGTGACAATTTGTCTAAATGAGAATAATGAAAGTATATGCCAATCACAAGCCGATTCAACTGGATTCGTATTTCGTGCACAGAGAAATCGGTGTCCCGTTCTACCATTGGATCGATATAAACCGTTGTTGGATATGATACG TGAATGCCCGTCGTCGATTCTCTCGTGGCCATCACAAGTACTTCCGTCACACTTGAAACAGTTTATGTATACGTGCATTTCACATTTATATGCGCTTAATCCACAATTTATGAGCCAAGTTATAAG ACGAATAATCAATGATATACTGGTAACCTCAACAGCTGAAgatgtttttcgaaaagatTCCCTTGCCACTGGAATTATCACTCAATGCCTCCgacatttattcaaaactccATTCGACGAATTTCTTCTCGAAAATGCACAATTCTCACAATCTCTGAAACAACAGAATCTAGACAGTGGAGGAGGAGCCGTTGAGCTTCTCGTCAATTTTGTAGATCAGCGGCTACTCACTATTCCACTTGCCACGCGGCTTTTGACAATTGCCGCCGAGTGTGCTGGTTGCCGATTTGGAGATGAACAACATGAACAGCATTTGATAAAGAGGACTTTAAGTGCTCTGCTCATACTTCGAGTGCTTAATCCAATTATTTTCTCCACTCTGAACACGGGAATCGGCAGTCAAATTGCGAAATTAGTTCAGATTTCTGCGAATTCAGCGGCTTCACAGACGCCGACAGACTCACTGACACCGGCGGCAAGCACGATTCGAAGAATGTTTGatagaattatttttctggTTAATCAG caACAACCCGCTGAATCACCGGAAGACTCGGAAATCGGAGAAGTTCATACCGAATGGATATCCTGCCTTACATATATGATCGGACACTCGCTAACTATTCGCAGTGCCACTTCATCAGAAGATGTGCATCTTCCGTTACCAGTTCTTGAGCTCATTCGGCTTCATCATTTGTAG